In Lentimicrobium sp. L6, a single genomic region encodes these proteins:
- the typA gene encoding translational GTPase TypA — MLDIRNIAIIAHVDHGKTTLVDKILHQVKLFRDNQEVKELILDNNDLERERGITILSKNVSVRYKDTKVNIIDTPGHSDFGGEVERVLNMANGVLLVVDAFEGPMPQTRFVLQKAIELGLKPILVVNKVDKPNCDPEEAVEKVFDLMFSLNATEDQLDFPVVYGSSKEGWMSEDWQKPTEDVKYLMDVVLEHIPVSQHVEGSTQMRITSLDYSSFVGRIAIGKLTRGTLQWGQNISLVKRDGTITRSKIKELYVFEGLGKEKKKDIVHSGEIVALLGVENFDIGDTVAAFEDPEGLPAVKIDEPTMSMLFTINNSPFFGKEGKYVTSRHIRERLFKEIEKNLALKVKETDSPDSYNVFGRGILHLSILIETMRREGYEFQLGQPQVLYKEIDGVKHEPIELLTVHVPEQFSGRVIEMASQRKGEMKIMDTKGDRIHLEFEIPSRGIIGLRNNMLTATEGEAVMAHRFLEYQPMKGELNTRRNGALIAMETGMSIPFSIDKLQDRGAFHIGPNEDIYEGQVIGEHIRQDDLVINVTKTKKMSNMRSSGADDKVVIVPPIRFSLEEAMEYLRKDEYLEVTPESLRIRKILLSEHDRKRVRNNRI; from the coding sequence CAGGTGAAATTGTTCCGTGACAATCAAGAAGTGAAAGAATTAATTCTTGATAATAACGACTTGGAACGTGAAAGAGGAATTACCATTCTATCTAAGAATGTGTCGGTTAGATATAAAGATACCAAAGTAAACATTATCGATACTCCCGGTCACAGTGACTTTGGAGGAGAGGTAGAACGAGTGTTAAATATGGCCAATGGAGTACTATTGGTAGTAGATGCTTTTGAAGGCCCAATGCCTCAAACTCGTTTCGTTTTACAAAAAGCTATTGAGTTGGGATTGAAGCCTATCTTGGTGGTGAATAAGGTAGATAAGCCAAATTGTGATCCTGAGGAGGCTGTTGAGAAAGTTTTCGACTTAATGTTCAGCTTAAATGCTACTGAAGATCAATTGGATTTTCCCGTTGTTTATGGTTCGTCAAAAGAAGGTTGGATGAGTGAAGATTGGCAAAAGCCAACTGAAGATGTTAAATATTTAATGGATGTGGTTTTAGAGCATATTCCAGTTTCCCAGCATGTAGAAGGTAGTACTCAAATGAGAATTACTTCCTTAGATTATTCTAGCTTTGTAGGTAGAATTGCTATTGGAAAATTAACTCGTGGGACTTTACAGTGGGGGCAGAATATTTCTTTAGTCAAGCGTGATGGAACCATTACTAGATCTAAAATTAAAGAATTATATGTTTTTGAAGGCTTAGGTAAAGAAAAGAAAAAAGATATTGTTCACAGTGGTGAAATAGTAGCTTTACTAGGAGTTGAAAATTTCGATATTGGTGACACTGTTGCTGCTTTTGAAGACCCTGAAGGATTGCCAGCTGTGAAGATTGACGAGCCTACTATGAGTATGCTTTTTACCATTAATAATTCACCATTCTTTGGGAAGGAAGGTAAATATGTGACTTCTCGACATATTAGAGAAAGATTATTTAAAGAGATTGAAAAAAACTTAGCTTTAAAAGTTAAGGAAACTGATTCTCCTGATTCATATAATGTATTTGGTAGAGGGATTCTTCACTTGTCAATTCTGATAGAAACCATGCGCCGTGAAGGCTATGAGTTTCAATTAGGTCAGCCTCAGGTTTTATATAAAGAAATTGATGGGGTAAAGCATGAGCCTATTGAGTTATTGACTGTTCATGTTCCTGAGCAATTTAGTGGAAGAGTGATTGAAATGGCTTCTCAGCGTAAAGGTGAAATGAAGATTATGGATACCAAAGGAGACCGTATTCATTTAGAATTTGAAATTCCATCAAGGGGTATTATCGGTTTGAGAAATAACATGCTCACAGCAACAGAAGGAGAGGCTGTAATGGCACATCGTTTCCTAGAATATCAACCTATGAAGGGGGAGTTGAATACGAGAAGAAATGGTGCTTTAATAGCCATGGAAACTGGAATGTCTATTCCGTTTTCTATAGATAAATTACAAGATAGAGGAGCTTTTCATATTGGACCTAACGAAGATATTTACGAAGGACAAGTTATAGGTGAGCATATCAGACAAGATGATTTGGTGATTAATGTTACTAAAACTAAGAAGATGAGTAATATGCGTTCTTCTGGTGCTGATGATAAAGTGGTTATTGTTCCTCCAATTCGATTTTCTCTGGAGGAAGCAATGGAGTATCTTAGAAAAGATGAATATTTAGAAGTAACCCCAGAATCTCTTCGTATTCGTAAGATTCTATTAAGTGAACATGATAGAAAAAGAGTAAGAAATAACAGAATCTAA
- a CDS encoding tetratricopeptide repeat protein has product MKKTILLISLFFTLASCQTGMRADLILLENGKELFFQAQYQKALIPLQKSARINPRNDVAIAYLGYCQYYLDDWSTALIYFNQSLKLNTRNNIALFGKSLILWNMDDRLNAYLIFDSVGKINPNHDKVFYYKAQAELYFGDTLSSEKSLKKAINNAQDYSEPYYLLASIYFKKGLHSKADSIIRIASSKKEKLLKQT; this is encoded by the coding sequence ATGAAAAAAACCATTTTACTCATATCACTATTTTTCACCTTGGCTTCTTGTCAAACAGGAATGCGAGCAGATCTTATTCTTCTAGAGAATGGAAAAGAATTGTTTTTTCAAGCCCAATATCAAAAAGCACTCATCCCTCTTCAGAAATCTGCCAGAATAAATCCAAGAAATGATGTGGCCATAGCTTATTTGGGTTACTGCCAATACTATCTAGATGATTGGTCTACTGCACTTATATATTTCAATCAATCTTTAAAACTAAATACTAGAAATAATATTGCCCTTTTTGGGAAATCTCTAATCCTTTGGAATATGGATGACCGACTGAATGCCTATCTCATTTTTGATTCTGTTGGTAAAATCAATCCAAACCATGATAAGGTATTTTATTATAAAGCTCAGGCTGAACTTTATTTTGGCGACACCTTATCCAGCGAGAAAAGCTTAAAGAAAGCCATAAATAATGCCCAAGACTATAGCGAACCTTATTACTTATTAGCAAGTATTTACTTTAAGAAAGGACTTCATTCTAAAGCAGACTCTATCATTCGAATTGCCTCCTCCAAAAAAGAGAAATTGCTGAAACAAACTTAA